One stretch of Prunus persica cultivar Lovell chromosome G1, Prunus_persica_NCBIv2, whole genome shotgun sequence DNA includes these proteins:
- the LOC18789813 gene encoding 12-oxophytodienoate reductase 2 — MAAQPPTIPLLTPYKLGKFNLSHRVVLAPLTRRRSYHNVPQPHAILCYSQRTSNGGLLIAEATGVSDTAQGYPDTPGIWTKEQVEAWKPIVDAVHAKDGVFFCQIWHVGRVSNSGYQPNGQAPISSTDKPIRLNGIDTSEFTPPRRLRTDEIPQIVNDFRLAAKNAIEAGFDGVEIHGGHGYLLDQFLKDQVNDRTDQYGGSLENRCRFPLEVVEAVVKEIGADKVGIKLSPFDDYTDSGDSNPNALGLYMANSLNKYGILYCHMAEPRMETVGEKSESHQSLLPMREAFNGTFIAAGGFDREDGNKAVAEGHADLIAYGRWFLANPDLPKRFELNAPLNMYNRDTFYLSDPVIGYTDYPFLETTA; from the exons AGTTGTTTTAGCGCCATTGACTAGACGGAGATCATACCACAATGTTCCTCAACCACATGCCATCTTATGTTACTCCCAAAGAACATCCAATGGGGGTCTTCTCATAGCTGAAGCCACAGGAGTTTCTGACACAGCTCAAGG GTACCCAGATACTCCTGGTATATGGACAAAGGAGCAAGTGGAAGCATGGAAACCCATTGTTGATGCCGTTCATGCTAAAGATGGTGTCTTCTTCTGTCAGATTTGGCATGTGGGGAGGGTTTCAAATAGTG GTTATCAACCAAATGGGCAAGCTCCAATCTCTTCTACTGACAAGCCAATACGATTAAATGGTATTGATACCAGTGAATTCACACCTCCAAGGCGATTAAGGACCGATGAAATTCCACAAATTGTCAATGATTTTAGACTCGCTGCAAAGAATGCTATTGAAGCTG GCTTTGATGGAGTTGAAATTCATGGGGGCCATGGCTACCTTCTTGATCAGTTTTTGAAAGATCAAGTGAACGATCGAACAGACCAATATGGTGGATCTCTAGAGAATCGTTGTCGATTTCCTTTGGAAGTCGTTGAAGCTGTTGTTAAAGAGATCGGAGCAGATAAAGTTGGAATTAAACTATCTCCATTTGATGACTATACGGACTCAGGGGATTCAAATCCAAATGCATTAGGCCTTTATATGGCCAATTCCTTGAACAAATATGGGATTCTGTACTGCCACATGGCTGAGCCGAGAATGGAGACAGTTGGAGAGAAAAGTGAAAGCCACCAGAGTCTTCTACCCATGAGAGAGGCTTTCAATGGTACCTTCATTGCTGCTGGTGGTTTTGACAGGGAAGACGGGAACAAAGCTGTGGCAGAGGGCCATGCAGATCTCATCGCATATGGACGTTGGTTTTTGGCTAATCCAGATTTGCCAAAAAGATTTGAGCTCAATGCTCCTCTAAACATGTACAATAGAGACACATTCTACCTATCGGATCCGGTTATTGGTTACACCGATTACCCATTTCTTGAAACCACTGCTTAA
- the LOC18789775 gene encoding 12-oxophytodienoate reductase 2, producing the protein MAAQPPTIPLLTPYKLGKFNLSHRVVLAPLTRQRSYHNVPQPHAILYYSQRTSNGGLLIAEATGVSDTAQGYPDTPGIWTKEQVEAWKPIVDAVHAKDGVFFCQIWHVGRVSNSGYQPNGQAPISSTDKPIRLNGIDASEFTPPRRLRTDEIPQIVNDFRLAAKNAIEAGFDGVEIHGAHGYLLDQFLKDQVNDRTDQYGGSLENRCRFPLEVVEAVVNEIGADKVGIRLSPFADYMDSGDSNPNALGLYMANSLNKYGILYCHMVEPRMKTVGEKSESPHSLLPMRKAFNGTFIAAGGFDREDGNKAVAEGHADLIAYGRWFLANPDLPKRFELNAPLNKYNRDTFYISDPVIGYTDYPFLETTA; encoded by the exons ATGGCTGCTCAACCTCCCACAATCCCTCTCCTTACCCCTTACAAATTGGGAAAATTCAATCTTTCTCACAG AGTTGTTTTAGCGCCATTGACTAGACAGAGATCATACCACAATGTTCCTCAACCACATGCCATCTTATATTACTCTCAGAGAACATCCAATGGGGGACTTCTCATAGCTGAAGCCACAGGAGTTTCTGACACAGCTCAAGG GTACCCAGATACTCCTGGTATATGGACAAAGGAGCAAGTGGAAGCGTGGAAGCCCATTGTTGATGCCGTTCATGCTAAAGATGGTGTCTTCTTCTGTCAGATTTGGCATGTGGGGAGGGTTTCAAATAGTG GTTATCAACCAAATGGGCAAGCTCCAATCTCTTCTACTGACAAGCCAATACGATTAAATGGTATTGATGCCAGTGAATTCACACCTCCAAGGCGATTAAGGACCGATGAAATTCCACAAATTGTCAATGATTTTAGACTCGCTGCAAAGAATGCTATTGAAGCTG GCTTTGATGGAGTTGAAATTCATGGGGCCCATGGCTACCTTCTTGATCAGTTTTTGAAAGATCAAGTGAATGATCGAACAGACCAATATGGTGGATCTCTAGAGAATCGTTGTCGATTTCCTTTGGAAGTCGTTGAAGCCGTTGTTAACGAGATAGGAGCAGATAAAGTTGGAATTAGACTATCTCCATTTGCTGACTACATGGACTCAGGGGATTCAAATCCAAATGCATTAGGCCTTTATATGGCCAATTCCTTGAACAAATATGGGATTCTGTACTGCCACATGGTTGAGCCGAGAATGAAGACAGTTGGAGAGAAAAGTGAAAGCCCCCACAGTCTTCTACCCATGAGAAAGGCTTTCAATGGTACCTTCATTGCTGCTGGTGGTTTTGACAGGGAAGACGGGAACAAAGCTGTGGCAGAGGGCCATGCAGATCTCATCGCATATGGACGTTGGTTTTTGGCTAATCCAGATTTGCCAAAAAGATTTGAGCTCAATGCTCCTCTAAACAAGTACAATAGAGACACATTCTACATATCTGATCCGGTTATTGGTTACACTGATTACCCATTCCTTGAAACCACTGCTTAA